The Anguilla anguilla isolate fAngAng1 chromosome 4, fAngAng1.pri, whole genome shotgun sequence genome has a window encoding:
- the LOC118225985 gene encoding E3 ubiquitin-protein ligase TRIM16-like — protein MAEGGGLLDQDQFSCAICLDLLKDPVTIPCGHSFCMGCIKGCWDQDDHTGVYSCPHCRETFTPRPDLRKNIMFAEVVEKLKKTGLQAAPPAQCYAGPGDVACDFCTERKRNAVKSCLVCLASYCETHLQPHYEFPALKKHKLVKATGNLQEKICSHHDKLLEVYCRTDQQCICYPCMMDEHKGHDTVSAAAERTQKQKQLGATQREFQQRIQEREKELQDVRQAMQSLKRSAQAAVEDSERIFTELIRSIERRRSEVKELIRNQEKAEVSRAEGLLELLEKEIAELRRRDAELEQLSHTEDHIQFLQSCESLCASVGPEDLPSITVSPHVSFEAVRKSVSELKERLEDVFTMELIKVPGKVKEANILEPMTREDFLQYACQLTLDPNTAHQCLCLSEGNRELTCVEEIQSYPDHPERFEYQAQVLCREGLSGRCYWEAEWSGFEVEIAVSYKEISRKGEGDDSALGCNNKSWLFRRNALYTFWHNNEETGIPVPCSSRVGMYLDHRAGTLSFYSVSDTMTLLHRVQTTFTQPLYPGFAVNFGSSLKLCDLV, from the exons atggctgaaggtggaGGTTTACTGGATCAGGACCAGTTCAGCTGTGCGATCTGTCTGGATCTGCTGAAGGATCCGGTGACTATTCCCTGTGGACACAGTTTCTGTATGGGCTGTattaagggctgctgggatcagGATGATCATACTGGTGTCTACAGCTGTCCCCATTGCAGAGAGACCTTCACCCCAAGGCctgatttaagaaaaaacattatGTTTGCCGAagtggtggagaaactgaagaagacaggactccaagctgctcctcctgctcagtgttacgctggacctggagacgtGGCGTGTGATTTCTGCACTGAAAGAAAGCGCAACGCCGTCAAGTCCTGTCTGGTGTGTCTGGCCTCTTACTGTGAAACTCACCTCCAGCCTCACTATGAATTTCCTGCGTTAAAGAAGCACAAACTAGTCAAAGCCActggaaacctgcaggagaagatctgctCTCATCATGACAAACTGCTGGAGGTTTACTGTCGTACTGATCAGCAGTGTATCTGTTATCCGTGTATGATGGATGAACACAAAGGCCATGATAcagtctcagctgcagcagaaaggacTCAGAAACAG aagcagctgggggCGACACAGAGAGAATTCCAGCAGagaatccaggagagagagaaggagctgcaggatgtGAGACAGGCTATGCAGTCACtcaag cgctctgcacaggcagcagtggaggacagtgagaggatctttactgagctgatcCGCTCCATTGAGAGAAGGCGCTCTGAGGTGAAAGAACTGATCAGAAATCAGGAGAAGGCTGAAGTGAGTCGGGCTGAAGGACTCCTGGAGCTACTGGAGAAGGagattgctgagctgaggaggagagatgctgagctggagcagctttcacacacagaggatcacatccagttcctccag agcTGTGagtctctctgtgcctctgttgGACCTGAAGACTTACccagcatcactgtcagtccacacgtctcttttgaggctgtgaggaaatctgtctctgaactGAAAGAGAGACTGGAGGATGTTTTCACGATGGAGTTGATCAAAGTACCTGGAAAAG TGAAAGAAGCCAATATTCTAGAGCCCATGACCAGAGAAGACTTCTTACAAT ATgcctgtcagctcacactggaccccaacacagcacatcaatgcctctgtctgtctgaggggaacagagagtTGACCTGTGTAGAAGAGATCCagtcatatcctgatcatccagagagatttgagtacCAAGCccaagtgctgtgcagagagggtctgtctggacgctgttactgggaggctgagtggagtGGGTTTGAGGTTGAGATAGCAGTGTCATATAAagagatcagcaggaaaggggAGGGTGATGACTCTGCTCTGGGGTGTAATAACAAGTCCTGGTTGTTCCGCCGTAATGCTCTTTACACTTTCTGGCACAATAATGAGGAAACTGGAATCCCTGTTCCCTGCTCCTCTAGAGTAGGAATGTACCTGGATCACAGGGCaggaactctgtccttctacagcgtctctgacacaatgaccctcctgcacagagtccagaccacattcactcagcccctCTATCCTGGGTTTGCGGTTAATTTTGGATCCTCTTTAAAACTGTGTGATCTGGTATGA
- the LOC118225123 gene encoding uncharacterized protein LOC118225123 → MAEGGGLLDQDQFSCPVCLDLLTDPVTIPCGHSFCMGCIKGCWDQDDHTGVYSCPQCRETFTPRPVLGRNIMLAEVVEKLKKTGFQTAPPAHCYAGPGDVVCDFCTGRKCKAVKSCLMCLASYCETHLQPHYEFPALKKHKLVKAIGNLLEKICCHHDKMLEVYCRTDQQCICYQCVMDEHRGHDTVSAAAERTEKQKQLGATQNKFQQKIQEREKELQDVRQAVQSIKQSAQAAVEDSERIFTELISLIERRRSEVKELIRDQEKAAVSRTEGLLERLEKEIAEMRRRDTELEQFSHTEDHIQFLQSCQPLCALPGPGDLPSITVSPHSFEAVRKSVSELKEQLEELMNVSGKVKEVNILEPKTREDFLQYACQLTLDPNTANQCIRLSEGNREVTRVGEIQSYPDHPERFESWLQVLCREGLSGRCYWEAEWSGDWVSIAVSYKEISRKGLGIDCVLGWNNKSWSLRRNAFSYSFQHNAVSTEIPVPPSSRIGVYLDHRAGTLSFYSVSDTMTLLHRVQTTFTQPLYPGFRVDDVGSSVKLCDLGWGTIESVLTSCLTTWYGNCSVSDRKSLQRIIKYFLRNLHSLLSLLCSAWPQSNTTPPAAVGRTRKSLPLSPSRSFRETKLNSVSVSSKMAEGGGLLDQDQLSCPICLDLLKDPVAIPCGHSFCMGCINGYWDQDDHTGVYSCPQCRQTFTPRPVLGRNIMLAEVVEKLKKTGLQAAPPSHCYAGPGDVACDVCTGRKRKAVKSCLACLASYCETHLQPHYESPAFKKHKLVKATGNLQEKICSHHDKLLEVYCRTDQQCICLLCVMDEHSGHKTVSAAAERTEKQKQLGATQREFQQRIQEREKKLQDLRQTVQSLKRSAKAAVEDSERIFTELIRSIERRRSEVKELIRDQEKAEVSRAEGLLERLEQEIAELRRRDAELEQFSHTEDHIQFLQSCESLCAPVGPGDLPSITVSPHVSFEAVRKSVSELKERLEDVFTMKLIKVPGKAKEVNILEPKTREDFLQYACQLTLDPNTAHQRLRLSEGNRQVTRVEEIQSYPDHPGRFEDLFQVLCREGLSGRCYWEAEWSGDMVYIAVSYKEISRKGLGYDCALGGNNKSWSLSRSYGRYFFWHNNESTEIPVPSSSRIGVYLDHRAGTLSFYSVSDTMTLLHRVQITFTQPLYPGFWVWNDGSSVKLCDLG, encoded by the exons CTGGATCTGCTGACGGATCCGGTGACTATTCCCTGTGGACACAGTTTCTGTATGGGCTGTattaagggctgctgggatcagGATGATCATACTGGTGTCTACAGCTGTCCCCAGTGCAGAGAGACCTTCACTCCAAGGCCTGTTCTGGGCAGAAACATCATGCTGGCTGAagtggtggagaaactgaagaagacaGGATTCCAaactgctcctcctgctcactgttatGCTGGACCTGGAGACGTGGTGTGTGATTTCTGCACTGGGAGAAAGTGCAAAGCCGTCAAGTCCTGTCTGATGTGTCTGGCCTCTTACTGCGAAACTCACCTCCAGCCTCACTATGAATTTCCTGCGTTAAAGAAGCACAAACTGGTCAAAGCTATTGGAAACCTGCTGGAGAAGATCTGCTGTCATCATGACAAAATGCTGGAGGTTTACTGTCGTACTGATCAGCAGTGTATCTGTTATCAGTGTGTGATGGATGAACACAGAGGCCATGATACAGtgtcagctgcagcagaaaggactgagaaacag AAGCAGCTGGGGGCGacacaaaataaattccagCAGAaaatccaggagagagagaaggagctgcaggatgtgagacaggctgtgcagtcaatcaag CAatctgcacaggcagcagtggaggacagtgagaggatctttactgagctgatcAGCTTAATTGAGAGAAGGCgctctgaggtgaaagagctgatcagagatcaggagaAGGCTGCAGTGAGTCGGACTGAAGGACTCCTGGAGCGACTGGAGAAGGAGATTGCTGAGATGAGGAGGAGAGACACTGAGCTGGAGcagttttcacacacagaggatcacatccagttcctccag agcTGTCAGCCTCTCTGTGCCcttcctggacctggagacttgcccagcatcactgtcagtccacactcttttgaggctgtgaggaaatctgtctctgaactAAAAGAGCAGCTGGAAGAGTTGATGAACGTTTCTGGAAAAG TGAAAGAAGTCAATATTCTAGAGCCCAAGACCAGAGAGGACTTCTTACAAT ATgcctgtcagctcacactggaccCCAACACAGCAAATCAATGCATccgtctgtctgaggggaacagagaggtgaCCCGTGTGGGAGAGATCCAGTcttatcctgatcatccagagagatttgagtccTGGCTccaagtgctgtgcagagagggtctgtctggacgctgttactgggaggctgagtggagtGGGGATTGGGTTTCTATAGCAGTGTCATATAAAGAGATAAGCAGGAAAGGGCTGGGTATTGACTGTGTTCTTGGATGGAATAACAAGTCCTGGAGTCTGCGCCGTAATGCTTTCAGTTACTCTTTCCAGCACAATGCTGTGAGCACTGAAATCCctgttcccccctcctccagaataggagtgtacctggatcacagggcaggaactctgtccttctacagtgtctctgacacaatgaccctcctgcacagagtccagaccacattcactcagcccctCTATCCTGGGTTTAGGGTTGATGATGTTGGATCctctgtaaaactgtgtgatCTGGGATG GGGCACCATCGAGAGCGTCCTGACCAGCTGTCTCACTACCTGGTATGGGAACTGCAGCGTCTCAGACCGCAAGTCCCTGCAGCGCATA ATTAAATATTTCCTCAGGAATTTGCACTCTCTGCTCAGCCTGCTCTGCTCAGCCTGGCCTCAGTCCAACAccacacctcctgcagctgtgggcagaaccaggaagtcactcccactctctccgtCACGCAGTTTCAGAGAAACGAAACTTAActctgtcagtgtgagcagtaaaatggctgaaggtggaGGTTTACTGGATCAGGACCAGTTGAGCTGTCCGATCTGTCTGGATCTACTGAAGGATCCGGTGGCTATTCCCTGTGGACACAGTTTCTGTATGGGCTGTATTAACGGCTACTGGGATCAAGATGATCATACTGGTGTCTACAGCTGTCCCCAGTGCAGACAGACCTTCACTCCAAGGCCTGTTCTGGGCAGAAACATCATGCTGGCTGAagtggtggagaaactgaagaagacaggactccaagctgctcctccttctcactgttacgctggacctggagacgtggcgtgtgatgtctgcactgggagaaagcGCAAAGCCGTCAAGTCCTGTCTTGCTTGTCTGGCCTCTTACTGCGAAACTCACCTCCAGCCTCACTATGAATCTCCTgcctttaaaaagcacaaactgGTCAAAGCCActggaaacctgcaggagaagatctgctctcatcatgacaaactgctggaggtttactgtcgtactgatcagcagtgtatctgtctgctgtgtgtgatggatGAACACAGCGGGCATAAAAcagtctcagctgcagcagaaaggactgagaaacag AAGCAGCTGGGGGCGACACAGAGAGAATTCCAGCAGagaatccaggagagagagaagaagctgcaggatctgagacagactgtgcagtcactcaag CGCTCGGCAaaggcagcagtggaggacagtgagaggatctttactgagctgatcCGCTCCATTGAAAGAAGGCgctctgaggtgaaagagctgatcagagatcaggagaAGGCTGAAGTGAGTCGGGCTGAAGGACTCCTGGAgcgactggagcaggagattgctgagctgaggaggagagatgctgagctggagcagttttcacacacagaggatcacatccagttcctccag agcTGTGAGTCTCTCTGTGCCCCTGTTGGACCTGGAGACTTACccagcatcactgtcagtccACACGTCTCTTTTGAGGCTGTGAGGAAATCTGTCTCCGAACTGAAAGAGAGACTGGAGGATGTTTTCACGATGAAGTTGATCAAAGTACCTGGAAAAG CGAAAGAAGTCAATATTCTAGAGCCCAAGACCAGAGAGGACTTCTTACAAT ATgcctgtcagctcacactggaccccaacacagcacatcaACGCCTccgtctgtctgaggggaacagacaGGTGACCCGTGTGGAAGAGATCCagtcatatcctgatcatccagggAGATTTGAGGACTTGTTccaagtgctgtgcagagagggtctgtctggacgctgttactgggaggctgagtggagtGGGGATATGGTTTATATAGCAGTGTCATATAAagagatcagcaggaaagggcTGGGTTATGACTGTGCTCTGGGAGGTAATAACAAGTCCTGGAGTCTGAGCCGCTCTTACGGCCGTTATTTTTTCTGGCACAATAATGAGAGCACTGAAATCCCtgttccctcctcctccagaataggagtgtacctggatcacagggcaggaactctgtccttctacagcgtctctgacacaatgaccctcctgcacagagtccagatcacattcactcagcccctCTATCCTGGGTTTTGGGTTTGGAATGATGGATCctctgtaaaactgtgtgatCTGGGATGA